A genome region from Nitrospira sp. includes the following:
- a CDS encoding MFS transporter: MNMPPRHVLRQMPSGIWVLGCVSLLMDISSEMIHSLLPLFMVTTLGAGTIAVGIVEGLAESLALVVKVFSGTLSDYLGKRKGLALCGYALGALTKPLFAMAPDIGTLLTARLLDRVGKGVRGAPRDALVADIAPPHLRGAAFGLRQSLDTVGAFLGPLLAVGLMLLWADDFRAVFWVAVIPGMMAVALLLFGIQEPEARPTTQRTNPITRDNFARLGSAYWWIVGIGALFTLARFSEAFLVLRAQQGGIPIAFIPLVMVAMNLVYACSAYPFGKLSDRMNHKALLAGGLLVLVAADLVLAMNDHWSVVLGGVALWGVHMGMTQGLLATMVADVAPADLRGTAYGCFNLACGLAMLVASVLAGFLWDRFDASFTFYAGALFSLLAIVGTLFSPVAQPRRPG, encoded by the coding sequence GCGCCATGTGCTTCGCCAAATGCCGTCCGGCATCTGGGTGTTGGGTTGTGTCAGCCTGCTGATGGACATTTCATCGGAAATGATCCACAGCCTCCTGCCGCTCTTCATGGTCACAACCCTCGGCGCCGGCACGATTGCTGTCGGCATCGTGGAAGGATTGGCTGAATCTCTGGCCCTCGTGGTCAAAGTCTTTTCCGGGACATTAAGCGACTACCTCGGCAAGCGGAAGGGACTGGCCCTGTGCGGCTACGCATTAGGCGCACTGACCAAACCGCTCTTCGCCATGGCCCCGGACATCGGCACCCTGTTGACCGCCCGCTTGCTGGACCGGGTGGGAAAAGGCGTACGAGGTGCGCCCCGCGATGCGTTGGTAGCGGACATCGCGCCGCCGCATCTCCGTGGCGCCGCGTTCGGCTTGCGACAGTCGCTCGATACGGTGGGGGCCTTTCTCGGTCCCCTGCTCGCTGTCGGATTGATGCTGCTCTGGGCCGACGATTTCCGTGCCGTCTTCTGGGTGGCCGTCATACCGGGCATGATGGCCGTCGCGCTCCTGCTATTCGGCATACAGGAGCCTGAGGCGCGCCCGACGACACAGAGAACCAATCCGATCACCCGGGATAATTTCGCGCGCTTAGGGTCGGCCTATTGGTGGATCGTGGGGATCGGCGCCCTGTTTACGCTGGCGCGGTTTAGCGAAGCCTTTCTCGTCCTGCGCGCCCAACAAGGCGGGATTCCGATCGCCTTCATTCCCCTGGTCATGGTCGCCATGAACCTGGTCTATGCGTGCTCTGCCTATCCGTTCGGCAAGCTCTCCGACAGGATGAACCACAAGGCGCTGCTCGCCGGCGGCCTCTTGGTGCTGGTTGCGGCCGACCTGGTCCTGGCCATGAACGATCACTGGAGCGTCGTGCTGGGAGGCGTGGCGCTCTGGGGGGTACACATGGGCATGACACAAGGCCTGCTGGCCACCATGGTCGCAGACGTGGCGCCGGCCGATTTGCGTGGAACGGCCTACGGCTGCTTCAATCTGGCCTGCGGACTTGCGATGCTCGTTGCGAGTGTCCTGGCGGGATTCCTCTGGGATCGGTTCGACGCATCGTTCACATTTTATGCGGGCGCGCTCTTCAGTCTGCTCGCGATCGTCGGCACCTTGTTCTCTCCCGTGGCCCAACCCCGGCGCCCCGGCTAA
- a CDS encoding universal stress protein has product MKMMIAVDGSEFAEWSVQVLEAVASRPPDSVTLVHVVDSAPLKTAARKHAALSKQAIAAMTKAGDQILRRFQGLTKIALKQAATKPRTSIDTILAHGRIADTITKLAKQKKVDLLVLGSRGLSDAEHYLLGSVSRKVSALAACPVLVVKRPLTTLSHVLFAADASKHSQGACRFLCQRFLPESAHVTVLSVVEPAMTELATKYLSKDQVEQISAPKRQAAEQVVENLRDRFLAEGCAVTTRVQVDHVTDTILQQATSNKVDLLVAGSRGLTGSERLQLGSVSEALLKYAPCSVLIVRGWRA; this is encoded by the coding sequence ATGAAGATGATGATCGCGGTGGATGGGTCGGAGTTCGCCGAGTGGAGCGTACAGGTACTGGAAGCAGTCGCAAGCCGCCCGCCCGACTCCGTCACATTGGTCCATGTCGTGGATAGCGCACCGCTGAAAACCGCCGCCCGTAAACATGCCGCACTTTCGAAGCAGGCCATCGCCGCCATGACAAAGGCCGGCGATCAGATCCTGCGCCGCTTCCAAGGCCTGACAAAAATTGCCCTCAAACAAGCCGCCACCAAACCTCGCACGTCCATCGACACGATCCTTGCCCATGGCCGCATCGCCGATACCATCACAAAGCTGGCCAAGCAGAAGAAAGTCGACCTGCTCGTCCTTGGCTCGCGCGGCCTGAGCGACGCCGAACATTACCTTCTGGGCAGTGTGTCCCGTAAAGTCAGCGCCCTGGCTGCCTGCCCGGTGCTGGTCGTGAAGCGGCCGCTCACAACCCTCTCCCACGTCCTCTTTGCGGCTGATGCCTCGAAACACTCACAAGGCGCCTGTCGCTTTCTGTGCCAACGCTTTCTTCCGGAGTCCGCGCACGTCACGGTACTGTCGGTCGTCGAACCGGCCATGACGGAACTCGCGACCAAGTATCTGTCGAAAGACCAGGTGGAGCAGATCTCGGCCCCGAAACGCCAGGCCGCGGAACAGGTGGTAGAGAACTTACGCGATCGATTCCTGGCCGAAGGTTGTGCCGTCACGACTCGGGTGCAGGTCGATCATGTGACCGACACGATTCTCCAGCAGGCCACCTCCAACAAGGTGGATCTGCTCGTGGCAGGCTCACGAGGCTTGACGGGGTCCGAACGCCTTCAATTGGGCAGCGTCTCCGAAGCGCTGCTGAAGTATGCCCCCTGTTCGGTACTCATCGTGCGAGGATGGCGTGCCTGA
- a CDS encoding cation-transporting P-type ATPase, with product MPELTALEICRLAPSQVYRALATTPQGLSADDVRRRTLRYGPNSLHALRGVPLISRFARQFTHFLALLLWVAAGLAFLADALHSGEGMATLGWAILGVILINAVFAFLQEYKAERAVQALRNMLPAKAWVLRDGHQQQIARSELVPGDLLVLEEGEQIPADARLTEAAGMRVDNSSLTGESKPQHRTADPITDGHPLDIANLTFAGTTVLSGHGQGVVFATGLNTEFGKIAHLTTTVQTGLSPLQQEIVKVTHVVAALSVLMGLVFFIIGVGMGLSFWTSAIFGIGIIVANVPEGLLPTVTLALAMGSQRMAARKALIKHLAAVETLGCTTVICTDKTGTLTENRMRLDKLYVEDLIVESREGCLFTRNRLITAAESERWRPLFDAMVHCNNAKRTRHPDGRSRTTGDPTETALLEFAADHGLLHRPPLRRMGELPFDADRKRMTTLHWNEGRLLAFTKGAPESVLPLCTLQQGSAAPVELTVDGRKKILAQSQAFAQQAYRVLAVAMREVDRDVEQLEADTVEQGLTFLGLVAMMDPPHREVPAAIAKCRRAGVRVMMITGDHPLTALAIARKVGLAPETISTPPGHFVPVIEGAHIDTFSDDRLRQLLTPTAPGELDPIFARMAPRHKMRIVSVLKEMREVVAVTGDGVNDAPALKMADIGIAMGVTGTDVAKETASMILLDDNFATIVNAIEEGRAVFMNIRKFVTYVLASNVPEVVPYLAFGLSSIPLALTVPQILAVDLGTDMVPALALAAEPPQGGVMDDPPRPRTERLLSRDVLLRAYAFLGLIEAGIAMGGFFLYLYSQGWSWGVPLDWNSSLYKEATTVTFAGIVAAQVANVFACRSDRMSAFRLGWFSNPLILVGVTVELTILLIMTYSPAGHLVFDTASLPAWIFGPLALGAIGLLLADELRKFVCGRMGARLPLQPQRGT from the coding sequence GTGCCTGAACTGACTGCGCTAGAGATTTGCCGCCTGGCACCCAGCCAGGTATACCGCGCACTCGCCACCACCCCACAGGGGCTCTCGGCGGACGACGTCCGGCGACGAACCCTCAGGTACGGACCGAATAGTCTGCACGCGTTGCGCGGGGTGCCGCTCATCAGCCGTTTTGCGCGTCAGTTCACGCATTTCCTGGCGCTGCTCCTATGGGTGGCGGCAGGCCTGGCGTTTCTCGCCGACGCCCTCCACTCCGGTGAAGGCATGGCGACGCTGGGGTGGGCCATCCTCGGCGTGATTCTCATTAATGCCGTCTTCGCCTTCCTGCAGGAGTATAAGGCCGAACGCGCGGTCCAGGCCTTGCGCAACATGCTGCCGGCGAAAGCCTGGGTCCTTCGCGACGGGCACCAGCAACAGATCGCCCGCAGCGAACTGGTGCCGGGCGATCTGCTCGTGCTCGAAGAAGGCGAACAGATTCCCGCCGATGCGAGGCTCACCGAAGCCGCCGGCATGCGCGTCGACAACTCCTCGCTCACCGGCGAATCAAAACCACAGCACCGGACGGCTGATCCCATCACGGATGGTCATCCACTCGACATCGCGAATCTGACCTTTGCCGGAACCACAGTCCTCTCCGGCCATGGCCAAGGCGTGGTGTTTGCCACCGGCCTCAACACCGAGTTCGGAAAAATCGCGCATCTGACGACAACGGTTCAGACCGGCTTGAGCCCGCTCCAACAGGAAATCGTGAAGGTCACCCACGTCGTCGCCGCACTCTCCGTCCTGATGGGCCTGGTCTTTTTCATCATCGGCGTCGGGATGGGATTGAGCTTCTGGACCAGCGCGATTTTCGGCATCGGCATCATCGTCGCCAACGTGCCTGAAGGCCTGCTGCCGACCGTCACCCTCGCCCTCGCGATGGGCAGTCAACGCATGGCGGCACGCAAAGCGCTCATCAAACACCTGGCGGCCGTCGAAACCCTGGGGTGCACGACCGTGATCTGCACCGACAAGACCGGCACGCTGACGGAAAACCGGATGCGGCTCGACAAGCTCTACGTGGAGGACCTCATTGTCGAATCGCGGGAGGGCTGTTTGTTCACGAGAAACCGCCTCATCACCGCCGCCGAATCCGAACGCTGGCGTCCCCTGTTCGACGCCATGGTCCATTGCAATAACGCAAAGCGCACCCGCCACCCCGACGGTCGCAGCCGCACGACCGGCGATCCCACTGAGACAGCGCTGCTGGAGTTTGCCGCGGACCACGGACTCCTCCATCGCCCGCCGCTCCGGCGCATGGGCGAACTCCCGTTCGATGCCGATCGCAAACGGATGACGACGCTGCACTGGAACGAGGGTCGGCTGCTCGCCTTCACCAAAGGCGCGCCGGAATCGGTCTTGCCGTTGTGCACCCTGCAGCAGGGATCAGCCGCGCCCGTCGAACTCACCGTCGACGGACGCAAAAAAATCCTGGCCCAGAGTCAGGCCTTCGCCCAACAGGCGTACCGGGTGCTGGCCGTGGCCATGCGAGAAGTCGACCGCGACGTCGAGCAGTTAGAGGCCGACACGGTCGAACAAGGACTGACATTTCTCGGACTCGTGGCCATGATGGACCCGCCACACCGCGAAGTGCCGGCCGCCATCGCAAAATGCCGGCGGGCCGGGGTCCGCGTCATGATGATTACCGGCGACCATCCCCTGACGGCATTGGCCATCGCACGCAAGGTCGGACTGGCTCCGGAAACGATCTCCACGCCACCGGGCCATTTCGTACCGGTGATCGAAGGCGCCCATATCGACACCTTCAGCGACGATCGACTGCGCCAACTGCTCACGCCGACCGCTCCCGGCGAACTGGACCCGATCTTCGCCCGCATGGCACCTCGGCATAAAATGCGCATCGTCTCGGTGCTAAAAGAGATGCGAGAAGTGGTCGCCGTGACCGGCGACGGGGTAAACGACGCGCCGGCGTTAAAAATGGCGGACATCGGCATCGCCATGGGAGTCACCGGCACAGACGTGGCCAAAGAAACGGCTTCCATGATCCTGCTCGACGATAATTTCGCCACCATCGTCAATGCCATCGAAGAGGGTCGAGCCGTCTTTATGAACATCCGCAAGTTCGTAACCTACGTGCTGGCCAGCAACGTCCCGGAGGTCGTGCCCTACCTGGCGTTTGGACTGTCGTCGATCCCACTGGCCTTGACCGTCCCGCAAATCCTCGCCGTCGATTTGGGAACCGACATGGTCCCGGCGCTGGCGTTGGCCGCAGAGCCGCCGCAAGGCGGAGTGATGGATGACCCTCCACGGCCAAGAACCGAGCGGCTGCTCAGCAGGGATGTGCTCCTGAGAGCCTACGCCTTTTTGGGATTGATCGAAGCCGGCATTGCCATGGGAGGGTTTTTTCTCTATTTATATAGCCAGGGTTGGAGTTGGGGAGTGCCGCTCGACTGGAACTCCTCGTTGTACAAGGAAGCGACGACGGTCACATTCGCCGGGATCGTGGCGGCACAGGTCGCCAATGTCTTTGCTTGCCGTTCCGACCGCATGTCGGCGTTTCGGCTCGGCTGGTTCAGCAATCCCTTGATCCTGGTGGGGGTTACCGTCGAACTGACGATCCTGCTCATCATGACCTACAGCCCGGCCGGACATCTGGTGTTCGATACCGCCTCGCTCCCGGCCTGGATCTTCGGACCGCTGGCACTCGGGGCCATCGGCTTGCTCCTGGCGGACGAACTGCGGAAATTCGTCTGCGGGCGAATGGGCGCGCGACTCCCGCTGCAACCCCAGCGAGGAACGTGA
- a CDS encoding CBS domain-containing protein: MTTVSGQHVSDYMHRQLEVVPQDTSVVTVATTMRTRSVGSVLIECFDRPHNDCRIAGIVTETDLVAKVLAPGRVPAQTSMADIMSSPLITIAPNRPMVDASHLMQHKNIRHLAVTEGTEVLGIISIRDLVRHFVDADGGPVQALTNVYRPLSVLMKTAIETIGSDETALEAAQRMADKHIGALFVMEADELVGIITEGDLVRKLLAYQLDPQTLRVGALMNSPLIDIDINRTIRDASERMSAKRVRHLAVTEHEKVVGVLSIRDLVKMVAIRDRPDFLKRSSGS, translated from the coding sequence ATGACGACCGTATCGGGCCAGCACGTCAGTGACTACATGCATCGCCAATTGGAGGTCGTTCCGCAAGATACCTCCGTCGTGACCGTGGCCACCACCATGCGGACACGCAGCGTCGGCTCGGTGCTGATCGAATGCTTCGACCGCCCGCACAACGATTGCCGGATTGCGGGCATCGTCACCGAAACCGACCTCGTCGCCAAGGTGTTGGCGCCGGGTCGCGTTCCCGCTCAAACCAGCATGGCAGACATCATGAGTAGTCCGCTCATCACCATCGCACCGAATCGTCCGATGGTCGATGCCAGCCATCTGATGCAACACAAAAACATACGACACCTCGCCGTGACCGAAGGCACGGAGGTACTCGGGATCATTTCGATACGCGACTTGGTGAGACACTTCGTGGATGCAGACGGCGGGCCGGTGCAAGCGCTCACCAATGTCTACCGCCCGTTGAGTGTTCTAATGAAAACCGCCATCGAAACCATCGGAAGCGACGAAACGGCCCTCGAGGCCGCGCAACGAATGGCGGACAAACATATCGGGGCGCTGTTTGTGATGGAAGCCGATGAACTCGTGGGGATTATCACCGAAGGCGACCTGGTGCGCAAACTACTGGCCTACCAACTCGATCCGCAGACCCTGCGCGTGGGGGCGCTCATGAATTCGCCGTTAATCGACATCGACATCAATCGCACCATCCGCGATGCCAGTGAACGGATGTCCGCGAAACGAGTCCGCCATCTCGCCGTCACCGAACATGAGAAGGTCGTCGGGGTCCTCTCTATCCGCGACTTGGTAAAGATGGTCGCGATCCGTGACCGCCCGGACTTTTTGAAGCGAAGCTCGGGCTCATAA
- a CDS encoding TerC family protein, with translation MLDWLADPQIWIALGTLTALEIVLGIDNIIFLSVLVGRLPEHQRAVARQVGLGLAMMARLGLLFSISWVMGLTHPWVTIFGHGISGRDLILVGGGLFLMAKATHEIHNSLEGIEGGETTTAAASLGMVLVQIALLDIVFSLDSVITAVGLVEHVSIMAVAIILAVVVMLMAAKTIGDFVDEHPTIKILALSFLILVGVTLMVEGFDVHVPKGYIYFSMAFSVTVEMLNIRMRKKRAAPLKLHSRYAEERLP, from the coding sequence ATGCTGGACTGGCTTGCCGATCCTCAAATATGGATCGCCCTGGGAACCTTGACCGCGCTGGAAATCGTGCTGGGGATCGACAACATTATCTTCCTCTCCGTCCTCGTCGGGCGACTCCCCGAGCATCAGCGCGCCGTCGCACGCCAAGTGGGCCTGGGCCTGGCAATGATGGCGCGCCTGGGACTCCTATTTTCCATTTCATGGGTGATGGGACTGACCCATCCATGGGTGACGATCTTCGGGCACGGAATTTCAGGGCGGGATCTCATTCTGGTCGGAGGCGGCCTGTTCCTTATGGCCAAGGCCACACACGAAATTCACAACAGCCTGGAGGGGATCGAGGGAGGCGAGACGACGACCGCCGCGGCGAGCCTGGGCATGGTGCTCGTTCAGATTGCGCTGCTGGACATCGTCTTTTCGTTGGATTCGGTCATTACGGCCGTTGGCCTGGTCGAACATGTGTCGATTATGGCGGTCGCGATCATTCTCGCGGTGGTGGTGATGTTGATGGCGGCCAAAACCATCGGGGATTTTGTGGATGAACACCCCACGATCAAAATCTTGGCCCTCTCGTTTCTGATTCTCGTGGGCGTGACCTTGATGGTCGAAGGATTCGACGTCCATGTGCCGAAAGGCTATATCTACTTCTCCATGGCCTTTTCCGTGACCGTCGAAATGCTGAACATTCGCATGCGGAAAAAACGAGCGGCGCCGCTCAAACTCCACAGCCGGTATGCGGAAGAGCGGCTGCCGTAA
- a CDS encoding Slp family lipoprotein has product MNAHITRALFGVLGIFVVVGCSPLPARYVQQAEPGVTLTSLTQSQEGYQGKTVILGGVVVDQKQDGQRLWLHLKNRPLDKDYRPHRPTINDGPEAGYYWVVVPDASTLPPKWKQWARVTVVGRVMDSKAVVSSIEPTAEPVLSLLFMRGWAMGQSSQAGVWEGSVDANYLFSVPEGIHRD; this is encoded by the coding sequence GTGAACGCTCATATCACTCGAGCGCTGTTCGGAGTGCTGGGAATTTTTGTTGTGGTGGGCTGCAGTCCCTTGCCTGCTCGATATGTTCAGCAGGCGGAGCCCGGAGTCACCTTGACCTCCCTGACACAGTCTCAGGAGGGCTATCAAGGAAAGACGGTGATTCTGGGTGGTGTGGTGGTCGACCAAAAGCAGGATGGCCAGCGGCTGTGGCTGCATTTGAAAAATCGCCCGTTGGACAAGGACTACCGGCCCCATCGCCCGACCATCAACGATGGGCCGGAAGCGGGATACTATTGGGTTGTGGTGCCGGACGCGTCGACCTTGCCTCCCAAATGGAAGCAGTGGGCACGGGTGACGGTGGTTGGGCGGGTCATGGACTCGAAAGCGGTCGTCTCTTCGATCGAGCCGACCGCTGAGCCGGTGCTCAGTTTATTGTTCATGCGAGGGTGGGCGATGGGGCAGTCCAGTCAAGCCGGCGTGTGGGAGGGATCGGTCGATGCAAACTATCTCTTCTCCGTGCCGGAAGGTATCCACAGGGACTGA